One Gloeothece verrucosa PCC 7822 DNA window includes the following coding sequences:
- a CDS encoding NACHT and WD repeat domain-containing protein, which yields MTPPLPPNNRQITIQRDVISSTIISGDNNTVVVYYQKQQTEVNLGPNPYRGLASFQVEDADVFFGREEQVKRLWSRLQALYNGNVSTRLLPILGASGSGKSSLARAGLLPELARLPLPGHRSTDVIIMKPSSKPLELLAVELSRIATGDPFGDGAKIDEFKQVLEKRAKQGTNDGLSSLVMRLPQKNSPLVILIDQFEEVYSLCEDVEQRTTFINTLLEAATIKDGRVSVVITLRSDFLRETQQHPQLNQIIGSDQSIILPVMTSKELRLAIEKPAEQAGRPLENETVKRLIEQAEGREGALPLLQSALTLIWEELSQSNGKSSLDILRDIGGVGGALAKEAENLYNNNLSAQEKEITKRIFLGLVQPKEGTLYSRRRAKVSNLIPRKNEQEQGRKILRMFSKTTARLITLSSVKKVHSQGEEIEEIAEVTHEALFEHWAELKKWLNGQQDVIRQKIRIDNAAEEWNNNDRKRSYLLQERDLTGAELFQKNHEETFQLSDLAKELIQKSLEHRRNNRIKNGLRFLVVVLPLSGFALYQLQQAQRYSVRQLTATAESFLTSQPVEAEINAIAAWDLSRSAFARVSDNDRLAADNSLLNAQRNNWERQRFLPDSTDSMILSVAFSRDGQTIVGGSRDGSVWLWNVRTGKANRKPLTGHKDMVTSVAFSPDGQTIVSGSYDHTVRLWDAKTGLPKGKPLTGHADVVTSVAFSPDGQTIVSGGYDHTVRLWDAKTGLPKGKPLTGHADVVTSVAFSPDGQTIVSGGYDHTVRLWDAKTGLPKGKPLTGHADVVTSVAFSRDGETIVSGSEDTTVRLWDAKTGLPKGKPLTGHTDAVTSVAFSRDGETIVSGSEDTTVRLWNAQTGIPQGNPLIGHWNRVNSVAFSPDGETIVSGSHDNTVRLWDAQTRLKKPLIGHRDLVQSVAFSRDGKTIVSGSWDNTVRLWDAKTGVSKRKTVDWAYDSGQFRRF from the coding sequence ATGACTCCACCATTACCTCCTAATAATCGTCAAATTACAATTCAGCGTGATGTAATAAGCAGTACAATCATTTCAGGGGATAACAACACAGTCGTTGTTTACTATCAAAAACAACAAACTGAAGTTAATTTAGGCCCTAACCCATATCGGGGATTAGCTTCGTTTCAAGTTGAAGATGCCGATGTGTTTTTTGGACGGGAAGAACAAGTTAAGCGATTATGGAGTCGGTTGCAGGCTCTATACAACGGTAATGTTTCCACCCGATTACTACCTATTTTAGGGGCATCTGGTTCTGGTAAGTCATCATTGGCACGGGCAGGATTACTCCCAGAGCTAGCTCGTCTACCCTTGCCAGGACACAGATCAACCGATGTGATAATTATGAAGCCGAGTTCAAAGCCCTTGGAATTACTGGCAGTCGAGCTATCTCGAATTGCCACTGGAGATCCATTCGGTGATGGAGCAAAAATAGATGAGTTCAAGCAGGTTCTGGAGAAGAGAGCTAAACAGGGAACTAATGATGGACTCAGTTCATTAGTGATGAGATTGCCTCAGAAAAACTCTCCCCTAGTAATACTCATCGATCAATTTGAAGAAGTTTATTCCCTTTGTGAGGATGTTGAACAGAGAACTACGTTTATTAATACTCTTCTTGAAGCCGCAACAATCAAGGATGGACGAGTCTCTGTAGTCATTACTCTCCGAAGCGATTTTTTACGAGAAACCCAACAACATCCACAACTTAATCAGATCATTGGCTCGGATCAAAGTATTATCCTTCCCGTGATGACTTCAAAGGAACTGCGCCTCGCAATTGAGAAACCTGCTGAACAAGCTGGTCGTCCCTTAGAAAACGAAACTGTTAAGCGACTAATTGAACAAGCAGAAGGACGCGAAGGAGCATTACCGTTGCTTCAATCCGCTCTGACTCTCATTTGGGAAGAATTAAGTCAAAGCAATGGCAAGTCATCTTTAGACATTTTGAGAGACATTGGTGGAGTTGGAGGTGCTTTAGCAAAAGAGGCAGAAAATCTCTATAACAACAATTTATCTGCTCAAGAAAAAGAAATCACGAAACGAATATTTTTAGGATTAGTACAGCCGAAAGAAGGTACTCTCTACAGCCGAAGACGGGCGAAAGTCAGTAATTTAATTCCCCGTAAGAATGAACAAGAACAAGGGCGAAAGATACTTAGAATGTTTTCAAAAACTACTGCTCGACTCATTACCCTCTCGAGTGTAAAGAAGGTCCATAGTCAAGGTGAAGAGATTGAAGAAATTGCTGAAGTGACTCATGAGGCATTGTTTGAACATTGGGCTGAGTTAAAGAAATGGCTCAATGGACAGCAAGATGTCATCCGACAGAAGATCAGAATCGACAATGCTGCTGAAGAATGGAATAATAATGATCGAAAAAGAAGTTATCTGTTGCAGGAGAGAGACTTAACAGGCGCAGAACTCTTTCAAAAAAATCATGAAGAAACATTTCAACTATCTGATCTGGCGAAAGAATTAATTCAAAAAAGCCTAGAACACAGACGAAATAATCGTATAAAAAATGGCTTGCGTTTTCTTGTTGTGGTATTACCACTGTCCGGATTTGCCCTGTATCAATTACAGCAAGCCCAGCGTTATAGCGTCCGACAGTTAACCGCAACCGCAGAATCCTTTCTAACGAGCCAACCAGTAGAGGCAGAAATCAACGCCATTGCAGCATGGGATTTAAGCCGTTCAGCCTTTGCTCGAGTTTCCGATAATGATCGCTTGGCAGCCGACAACAGTTTGCTCAATGCCCAGCGAAATAATTGGGAACGGCAGCGATTTTTGCCTGATTCTACTGATTCTATGATTCTGTCCGTCGCCTTTAGTCGGGATGGCCAAACTATTGTTGGTGGCAGTAGAGACGGGAGTGTGTGGCTGTGGAATGTCCGAACTGGAAAAGCTAATAGGAAGCCGTTGACTGGACACAAAGACATGGTTACGTCCGTCGCTTTTAGTCCGGATGGACAAACGATTGTTAGTGGTAGTTATGACCATACTGTGCGTCTGTGGGATGCAAAAACTGGCTTACCCAAAGGAAAGCCCTTGACTGGACACGCGGATGTGGTTACGTCCGTCGCTTTTAGTCCGGATGGACAAACGATCGTTAGTGGTGGTTATGACCATACTGTGCGTCTGTGGGATGCAAAAACTGGCTTACCCAAAGGAAAGCCCTTGACTGGACACGCGGATGTGGTTACGTCCGTCGCTTTTAGTCCGGATGGACAAACGATCGTTAGTGGTGGTTATGACCATACTGTGCGTCTGTGGGATGCAAAAACTGGCTTACCCAAGGGAAAGCCCTTGACTGGACACGCGGATGTGGTTACGTCCGTCGCTTTTAGTCGGGATGGAGAAACGATTGTTAGTGGTAGTGAAGACACAACCGTGCGTCTGTGGGATGCAAAAACTGGCTTACCCAAGGGAAAGCCGTTGACTGGACACACGGATGCGGTTACGTCCGTGGCTTTTAGTCGGGATGGAGAAACGATTGTTAGTGGTAGTGAAGACACAACTGTGCGTCTGTGGAATGCTCAAACCGGAATCCCCCAGGGGAACCCATTGATTGGACATTGGAATCGGGTCAATTCCGTCGCCTTTAGTCCAGATGGAGAAACGATTGTCAGTGGTAGTCATGACAATACTGTGCGTCTTTGGGATGCCCAAACCAGATTGAAGAAGCCGTTGATTGGTCATAGAGATTTGGTTCAATCTGTCGCTTTTAGTCGGGATGGAAAAACGATTGTTAGTGGCAGTTGGGACAATACCGTGCGTCTGTGGGATGCAAAAACCGGAGTATCCAAAAGGAAAACCGTTGATTGGGCATACGACTCAGGTCAATTCCGTCGCTTTTAG
- the hemW gene encoding radical SAM family heme chaperone HemW, with the protein MNEGLTATKPKKDTATSSTIEGDIPRSAYIHIPFCRRRCYYCDFPISVLGNNTDINTSGSIQEYVQALCQEMRVTPSRGQPLDTVFFGGGTPSLLPVKSLEQILTTLSQQFGITSSAEISLEMDPGTFTKEQLKGYLEAGVNRVSLGVQSFEDELLKICGRFHSKKDIFIAIDHIRALEVPNLSLDLISGLPHQTLQQWETSLLSAISLAPNHLSCYDLVLEPVTVFGKKYQPGETPLPTDEITALMYRTAQKYLTNSGFEHYEVSNYAQPGYQCRHNRVYWENRAYYGFGMGAASYVSLQRFSRPRTRKDYYSWVTQLIESGGKIDCPPTGAVDQLLETLMLGLRLADGVNLSQLNHQYGEKVLHEIGKTLQPYFRQGWVEGITQQGNRVNFRETQDIFALERLRLTDPEGFLFSNTVLAALFNTNFS; encoded by the coding sequence ATGAACGAAGGATTAACAGCCACCAAACCGAAGAAAGATACAGCCACCTCATCAACAATAGAGGGGGATATACCGCGCTCGGCTTATATTCATATACCCTTCTGTCGTCGTCGCTGCTATTACTGTGATTTTCCCATTTCTGTACTGGGAAATAACACAGATATTAATACCTCTGGGAGTATTCAAGAATATGTACAAGCACTCTGTCAAGAAATGCGCGTCACTCCCTCAAGGGGACAACCTTTAGATACTGTCTTCTTCGGTGGCGGAACCCCTTCCCTATTACCCGTCAAATCTTTAGAACAGATTTTAACAACCCTTTCTCAACAATTTGGTATTACCTCATCGGCAGAAATTTCTCTAGAAATGGACCCGGGTACATTTACCAAAGAACAACTTAAAGGATATCTAGAAGCCGGAGTCAACCGAGTCAGTTTGGGAGTACAATCTTTCGAGGATGAATTACTCAAAATTTGTGGACGATTTCACTCGAAAAAAGATATCTTTATCGCCATTGATCACATCCGCGCTTTAGAAGTTCCTAACCTCAGTTTAGATCTGATTTCAGGTTTACCTCATCAAACCCTTCAACAATGGGAAACTTCCTTATTAAGTGCCATTTCTCTTGCGCCTAACCATCTTTCCTGTTATGACTTAGTGTTAGAACCGGTGACGGTCTTTGGCAAAAAATACCAACCCGGAGAAACCCCTCTGCCTACTGATGAAATTACCGCCCTTATGTATCGCACGGCACAGAAATATTTAACGAATTCTGGATTTGAGCATTATGAGGTGTCGAACTATGCTCAACCCGGTTATCAATGCCGCCATAATCGAGTTTACTGGGAAAACCGGGCATATTATGGGTTTGGGATGGGAGCCGCTAGTTATGTGTCGTTGCAACGATTTAGTCGTCCTAGAACTCGTAAAGACTATTATAGTTGGGTAACTCAATTAATTGAGTCAGGGGGAAAAATTGATTGTCCCCCAACCGGAGCCGTTGATCAATTATTAGAGACGTTAATGTTAGGACTACGATTAGCTGACGGGGTGAATTTATCCCAATTAAATCACCAATATGGTGAAAAAGTTTTACATGAGATTGGTAAGACTTTACAGCCTTATTTTCGTCAAGGATGGGTAGAAGGGATTACTCAACAGGGAAATAGGGTTAATTTTCGAGAAACTCAAGATATTTTTGCTCTAGAAAGACTTAGGTTAACTGATCCCGAAGGCTTTTTGTTTTCTAATACGGTTTTGGCGGCTTTATTTAATACCAATTTTTCATGA
- a CDS encoding potassium channel family protein, whose product MIIFSVIATFELTIKTRYILNIIAFTAFIFNTFSHFIDHYQYFQAFGQSINFLFMSIAVLIIVKKIFRDKKITGDTLRGGISVYLMLGILWFQIYTMIYTLDSNAFSRPVNSHQLLYFSFVTLTTVGYGDISPINPVAMSFANLEAIVGQLYPAIIIARLVSLYSSSNS is encoded by the coding sequence ATGATCATATTTTCCGTAATAGCCACTTTTGAATTAACGATTAAAACTCGGTATATTTTGAATATTATAGCTTTTACTGCTTTTATTTTTAATACATTTTCTCATTTTATAGATCATTATCAATATTTTCAAGCTTTTGGTCAATCGATCAACTTTCTTTTTATGTCCATAGCCGTTTTAATTATTGTCAAAAAAATTTTTCGAGATAAAAAAATAACGGGCGATACGTTACGAGGAGGAATCAGCGTTTATTTAATGCTAGGCATTCTCTGGTTTCAAATATATACCATGATTTATACCTTAGACTCAAATGCTTTTTCGCGTCCTGTCAATTCTCATCAATTGCTATATTTTAGTTTTGTCACTTTAACAACCGTCGGTTATGGTGATATCAGTCCTATCAATCCAGTGGCGATGAGTTTCGCTAATTTAGAAGCCATTGTGGGTCAACTCTATCCAGCTATTATTATTGCGAGATTAGTTTCTTTATATAGTTCCTCAAATTCTTAA
- a CDS encoding DUF6515 family protein, with protein sequence MKKPILAKIQWGILGLILVFLFSILSSFEAVNARGQFGGGRGSVRGGSGGGGRSGSINRGGGGNFGNRSNNQGSRQINRGERQTNRSTNQDNRSSTRTQRQDTRSTNRSTNQDNRSSTRTQRQDTRSTNQDNRSTNRTERQDTRSTNQDNRSTNRTERQDTRSTNQDNRSTNRTERQDTRSTNQDNRSTNRTERQDTRSTNRTERQENRTQQQQNRQDNRTTRNENRQETRQDRIDNREDIINERWDNFDDWYGWNNWNDWDDWAQANFWFNVGYSLLTLPAYYSTIKVSGTDYYYADGVYFEPQGNQYVVVSAPVGASITTLPKGYVAVYAKDDPVPYYYHGGTFYEEGNNGYVVVEPPVGVVVPFLPKGYTTVQVGNTTYYEYGGVRYEAYYSGGDLIYVVAGS encoded by the coding sequence ATGAAAAAGCCGATTTTAGCGAAAATTCAATGGGGGATTCTAGGTTTGATCTTAGTCTTCCTCTTCAGTATATTGTCATCATTTGAAGCGGTTAATGCTCGTGGTCAATTTGGTGGTGGTCGTGGTTCTGTTCGTGGTGGTAGTGGCGGTGGCGGAAGAAGCGGCAGTATCAACCGAGGGGGAGGGGGAAATTTTGGAAACCGAAGTAATAATCAAGGTTCTCGACAAATTAATCGCGGTGAACGACAAACCAACCGCAGCACCAATCAAGACAACCGTTCCTCTACTCGTACTCAACGACAAGACACTCGTTCCACAAATCGCAGCACCAATCAAGACAACCGTTCTTCTACTCGTACTCAACGACAAGACACTCGCAGCACCAATCAAGACAACCGTTCCACAAATCGCACTGAACGACAAGACACTCGCAGCACCAATCAAGACAACCGTTCCACAAATCGCACTGAACGACAAGACACTCGCAGCACCAATCAAGACAACCGTTCCACAAATCGTACTGAACGACAAGACACTCGCAGCACCAATCAAGACAACCGTTCCACAAATCGTACTGAACGACAAGACACTCGTTCCACAAATCGTACTGAGCGACAAGAAAACCGGACACAGCAACAACAAAATCGTCAAGACAACCGCACAACTCGAAACGAAAATCGTCAAGAAACTCGGCAAGATAGGATTGACAATCGAGAAGATATTATCAACGAACGCTGGGATAATTTTGATGATTGGTACGGATGGAATAATTGGAATGACTGGGATGATTGGGCACAAGCTAACTTTTGGTTTAATGTTGGCTATAGTTTATTAACTTTACCCGCTTATTATTCCACCATTAAAGTTTCTGGAACCGACTATTATTATGCTGATGGAGTGTATTTTGAACCTCAAGGAAACCAATATGTGGTAGTATCTGCACCCGTAGGGGCATCTATAACGACTCTTCCTAAAGGTTATGTCGCTGTTTATGCAAAGGATGATCCTGTGCCTTATTACTATCATGGCGGGACATTTTATGAAGAAGGAAATAATGGATATGTGGTGGTAGAGCCGCCCGTTGGGGTAGTGGTTCCTTTCCTACCCAAAGGTTATACTACCGTTCAGGTTGGCAATACAACTTATTATGAATACGGAGGAGTTCGTTATGAAGCCTATTATAGTGGAGGGGATTTAATTTATGTGGTTGCTGGTTCCTGA
- a CDS encoding DUF2092 domain-containing protein: MLKPKFSAIIVSVAIAFPASISYAQTAVKIDPKAEQTLQQMTNFLKQQKSFRFQADITIDEVHSSGQKIQYAAKADFRVLRPNRIRADYQGDRRQVNFYYDGTNFTMQEVNKNLYATAAAPSNIDSLIDELQDRYDINLPMGDLISTDIYETAEKKFTSASFIGLSSINNVACNHLAFTTEEIDWQIWIKAEGEPLPCKFIITYKKEAQSPQYTAILSNWDFSALSANDPQFSFTPPANAVKIQFLPNSAASSSSKTTGESQ, from the coding sequence ATGTTAAAACCCAAATTCAGTGCCATAATTGTAAGCGTGGCGATAGCTTTTCCTGCTTCAATTAGCTACGCTCAAACTGCTGTAAAGATTGACCCCAAAGCCGAGCAAACTCTACAGCAGATGACCAATTTTTTGAAACAGCAAAAATCTTTTCGTTTTCAAGCAGACATTACTATAGATGAAGTTCATTCTTCGGGTCAAAAAATTCAATATGCGGCTAAGGCCGATTTTAGGGTATTACGACCCAATCGGATACGAGCCGATTATCAAGGTGATCGGCGGCAGGTGAATTTTTATTACGATGGGACTAATTTTACCATGCAGGAGGTCAATAAAAATCTTTATGCGACGGCTGCCGCGCCTTCCAATATTGATTCATTAATTGATGAGCTTCAAGACCGTTATGATATTAATTTGCCGATGGGTGATTTAATTTCCACAGATATTTATGAAACGGCGGAGAAAAAATTCACCAGTGCTTCTTTTATTGGTTTATCTTCGATAAATAATGTGGCTTGTAATCACTTAGCGTTTACCACAGAAGAGATAGATTGGCAAATTTGGATTAAAGCCGAGGGGGAACCCCTTCCTTGTAAGTTTATTATTACGTATAAAAAAGAAGCCCAATCTCCTCAATATACAGCTATTTTATCAAACTGGGACTTCAGTGCGCTTTCAGCCAATGACCCACAATTTAGCTTTACTCCTCCAGCTAATGCGGTGAAAATCCAATTTTTGCCCAATTCGGCAGCCTCAAGCAGTAGTAAAACAACCGGAGAAAGCCAATGA
- a CDS encoding alpha/beta hydrolase, which yields MRRLNISIRPLMFGLFCAMATCLPVSAAEQIYLTYGPLKLSLKVDSLETFAKDGTINNDLGFYLKRTSPEQQAQFREALTKRVDIDPVLLSRFFNTEIGEDILTRFGKGITIEGGRNGKYALRAALIQSALDTEGLTLLNVLRKFPTNMQLQGEIILGLAQEIDKVVKATTAYTAEMAKLSALQSQAETPVNFSLLPDIRQPGTLGFQKETFTLTDSSRNRSFYVIVYKPQQWRTGKTPVVIISHGLASNPESLEDVAQFLASYGYVVALPQHPGSDTQQAKALLQGYSREVFDLNEFINRPKDISYVIDELERRNASEFGGRLDLQNVGVAGHSFGGYTALAVAGAEIDFDYLQKICDRLYGGLNTALLLQCRALSLPRQTYNFRDPRVKAVLGANPVNSAIFGQKGLSKIQIPIFFVSGNYDPATPAVFEQLRSFVWLTTPNKYLVLAEGQAHVDFSKLDAGITQVVNSVPNLTLPEPSLLKSYLYPTVLSFFEVHIVNNPQYRPYLTASYDAYLSQDQKFKVYMIGVDSQPALQEAINNFRAKYGAISP from the coding sequence ATGAGAAGACTAAATATTTCGATTCGTCCGCTAATGTTTGGCCTGTTTTGTGCTATGGCAACTTGCCTGCCAGTGAGTGCGGCTGAACAAATTTATTTAACTTATGGGCCTCTAAAATTGTCACTCAAAGTAGACTCTTTAGAAACTTTTGCTAAAGACGGCACCATCAATAACGATTTAGGATTTTATCTGAAAAGAACCTCTCCAGAGCAGCAAGCCCAATTCCGCGAAGCTTTGACTAAACGGGTTGATATTGATCCGGTCTTGTTATCTCGGTTTTTTAATACTGAAATAGGAGAAGATATTCTGACTCGTTTCGGTAAGGGAATCACCATTGAAGGAGGGCGTAATGGCAAATATGCTCTCAGAGCCGCTCTTATTCAATCCGCTCTCGATACAGAGGGACTAACTTTACTCAATGTCTTGCGTAAGTTTCCCACCAATATGCAGTTACAAGGGGAGATAATTCTAGGACTTGCCCAAGAGATTGATAAAGTCGTCAAAGCCACCACCGCCTATACTGCCGAAATGGCTAAACTCTCAGCGCTGCAATCCCAAGCAGAAACGCCCGTTAATTTCTCTCTACTTCCTGATATCCGCCAGCCGGGAACTTTAGGCTTTCAAAAAGAAACCTTTACCCTCACCGATAGTAGTCGCAATCGTAGCTTTTATGTGATTGTCTACAAGCCGCAACAGTGGCGCACGGGAAAAACCCCTGTAGTGATTATATCTCACGGATTAGCCTCTAACCCAGAAAGCCTGGAAGATGTCGCCCAATTTTTGGCTTCCTACGGCTATGTGGTGGCTCTCCCCCAACATCCCGGCAGCGATACCCAACAAGCAAAAGCTTTACTTCAAGGATATTCTAGGGAAGTTTTTGACTTAAATGAATTTATCAATCGTCCTAAAGATATCAGCTATGTTATTGATGAACTAGAGCGACGTAATGCCTCTGAGTTTGGCGGGCGGCTAGATTTGCAAAATGTTGGCGTTGCTGGACATTCTTTTGGTGGATACACCGCTTTAGCTGTGGCAGGTGCGGAGATTGATTTTGACTACCTACAAAAAATTTGCGATCGCCTCTATGGAGGGCTGAATACCGCTTTGTTGCTTCAGTGTCGGGCGTTGAGTCTGCCCCGTCAAACCTACAATTTCCGGGACCCGAGAGTTAAGGCTGTGCTAGGAGCCAATCCCGTCAATAGCGCCATTTTCGGACAAAAAGGGCTGAGCAAAATTCAAATACCGATTTTTTTCGTTAGCGGCAATTACGATCCAGCCACACCTGCTGTTTTTGAGCAACTGCGCTCTTTTGTCTGGTTAACTACGCCGAATAAATATTTAGTGCTTGCAGAAGGACAGGCGCACGTTGACTTTTCTAAACTTGATGCCGGCATTACTCAAGTTGTCAATTCTGTTCCTAATCTGACTTTACCTGAGCCGAGTTTGCTGAAAAGCTATCTTTATCCCACAGTGCTTTCGTTTTTTGAGGTTCATATTGTCAATAACCCGCAATATCGTCCTTATTTAACCGCTTCTTATGATGCTTACCTCAGTCAAGATCAAAAATTCAAAGTCTATATGATTGGTGTGGACTCTCAACCAGCTTTACAAGAAGCGATCAACAACTTTAGAGCTAAATACGGAGCTATATCTCCTTGA
- a CDS encoding RNA-guided endonuclease InsQ/TnpB family protein, whose protein sequence is MLRVVKVRLYPDTDQQQSLEQSFGNCRWLWNHCLNLMNQTYKDTGKGLSGYEVKKIIPQLKKEYEWLSLAYSACLQQVCLNLGVAFNNFFEKRARYPRFKSKHGKQSIQYPQNVKVFDNYLEIPKIGKVKAVIHRPIEGKIKTVNISKNCSQQYFAAVLFEDGKEKPSLCTEGKAIGIDVGLTHFCITSEGSKFDNPRFGKKHEKNLKIKQQQLSRKQKSSINRKKSRLKLAKVHRKITNCREDFLHKLSRRIVDENQIIIVENLAVKNMMQNPKLSKAIHQVGWGMFMTMLKYKAEQEGKVYQEVDRFFPSSKTCHVCLNQVGSLPLNVRTWTCENCQTTHDRDVNAAINLRDEGLRILTSGTGGKAYRQTVRRSGGRKKSTVPLVSG, encoded by the coding sequence ATGTTAAGAGTTGTCAAAGTAAGGTTATATCCAGATACAGACCAGCAACAATCGTTGGAGCAATCTTTCGGTAACTGTCGCTGGTTATGGAATCATTGCCTTAATTTGATGAATCAAACATATAAGGACACAGGTAAAGGCTTATCTGGGTATGAAGTCAAAAAGATAATCCCTCAACTCAAAAAAGAGTATGAGTGGTTATCCCTTGCTTACTCAGCTTGTTTACAGCAGGTTTGTCTTAATCTAGGGGTTGCTTTTAATAATTTCTTTGAGAAACGAGCCAGATATCCTAGATTTAAATCAAAACACGGTAAACAGTCTATCCAGTATCCTCAAAATGTCAAGGTCTTTGATAATTACTTGGAAATTCCTAAAATAGGAAAAGTTAAAGCGGTTATTCATAGACCCATTGAAGGGAAAATTAAAACTGTTAATATTTCAAAAAACTGTTCTCAGCAATATTTTGCTGCTGTCTTATTTGAAGACGGCAAAGAAAAACCATCTTTATGTACAGAAGGAAAAGCAATCGGTATTGATGTAGGGTTGACCCATTTCTGTATAACGAGCGAAGGATCTAAGTTTGATAACCCTAGATTTGGGAAAAAACATGAAAAGAATTTAAAAATCAAGCAACAGCAGTTATCTAGAAAACAAAAAAGTTCTATTAATCGTAAGAAGTCTAGATTAAAACTTGCTAAGGTTCATAGAAAAATAACGAATTGTCGTGAAGATTTTTTACATAAGCTATCACGTAGGATAGTTGATGAAAACCAAATCATTATTGTAGAAAATCTAGCTGTAAAAAATATGATGCAGAATCCTAAACTGTCCAAAGCTATCCATCAAGTCGGTTGGGGAATGTTTATGACCATGCTTAAATATAAGGCAGAACAAGAAGGGAAAGTCTATCAAGAAGTTGATAGGTTTTTCCCTAGTTCTAAAACTTGCCATGTCTGCTTAAATCAAGTAGGTAGTTTACCTCTTAATGTCAGGACATGGACTTGTGAAAACTGCCAAACAACTCACGACAGAGACGTTAATGCAGCTATTAACCTCAGAGATGAGGGACTACGAATCTTGACCTCTGGAACGGGGGGCAAAGCCTATCGCCAAACTGTAAGACGTAGTGGTGGACGTAAAAAATCTACTGTTCCGCTTGTTTCTGGGTAA
- a CDS encoding hemolysin family protein: protein MSNMAIEIVIVLLLIIANGIFSGSEIAVVSARKIRLEQMANRGNLKARAALKLANSPNDFLSSVQIGITLIGILSGAVGGATLAQRIEPLIAAIPWLNLYSQGLSVVIVVTIITYLSLVLGELIPKRIALNNPEQIACSVAKPMRTLSKVTAPLVHLLSISTDKTLQLLGIQASDDPPVTEEEIKVLIQQGTQSGMFEASEQEMVERVFRLSDRPIKALMTPRFEIVWLDLEESPEETQRQIMESSHSRFLVGRGSLDELAGFLRGSDFLAARLAGGEINLETILQPPLYIPENTKALKVLEQFKVTGIHMAVITDEYGSIEGLVTLNDILEAIVGDIATTEDLEDPMIVQREDGSWLLDGLLSVDQIKELFSKTTLPHEETGHYHTLGGLVITFLGHIPQSGEHFQWQELRFEVMDMDGTRVDKVLVSVVPMEQEISLEQVDPLENA, encoded by the coding sequence ATGTCTAACATGGCCATTGAAATAGTTATCGTCCTACTGTTGATCATTGCCAACGGAATTTTCTCAGGATCAGAAATTGCCGTTGTCTCCGCTCGTAAAATACGCTTAGAGCAAATGGCAAATCGAGGCAATTTAAAAGCACGGGCTGCCCTAAAATTAGCCAATTCTCCGAATGATTTCCTCAGTAGTGTACAAATCGGCATAACCTTAATCGGGATTCTCAGTGGTGCAGTGGGAGGAGCAACCCTCGCTCAACGCATAGAGCCGCTTATTGCCGCTATTCCCTGGCTCAATCTCTATAGTCAAGGACTCAGCGTTGTCATCGTCGTCACCATTATTACTTATTTATCCTTGGTCTTAGGAGAACTGATTCCCAAGCGTATCGCCTTAAATAATCCCGAGCAAATCGCTTGCTCAGTAGCTAAACCCATGCGTACCCTCTCAAAAGTGACCGCGCCCCTAGTTCACTTATTAAGTATTTCCACAGACAAAACTTTACAACTGCTAGGGATTCAAGCCTCTGACGACCCCCCCGTCACAGAAGAAGAAATCAAAGTGCTGATCCAACAGGGCACACAGTCGGGTATGTTTGAAGCATCCGAACAGGAAATGGTAGAGCGAGTTTTTCGCCTCAGTGATCGCCCAATTAAAGCCTTAATGACTCCTCGTTTTGAAATTGTGTGGTTAGACCTCGAAGAATCACCCGAAGAAACCCAACGTCAAATTATGGAAAGTTCCCACTCACGCTTTTTAGTCGGTCGAGGAAGTTTAGATGAATTAGCCGGATTTTTGCGCGGGAGTGACTTTTTGGCGGCTCGTTTGGCCGGAGGAGAGATCAATCTAGAAACAATACTTCAGCCGCCCCTATATATCCCTGAAAATACTAAAGCCTTGAAAGTTTTAGAACAGTTCAAGGTCACCGGCATACACATGGCCGTGATTACTGATGAATATGGCAGTATTGAGGGATTAGTTACCTTGAATGACATCTTAGAAGCCATTGTAGGAGATATCGCCACCACTGAAGATTTAGAAGACCCGATGATCGTACAACGTGAAGATGGTTCTTGGTTGCTGGATGGATTACTATCGGTGGATCAAATCAAAGAGTTATTTTCTAAAACCACGTTACCCCACGAGGAAACCGGGCATTATCATACATTAGGCGGTCTGGTGATTACTTTTTTGGGACACATTCCTCAATCGGGCGAACATTTTCAATGGCAAGAACTGAGATTTGAAGTGATGGATATGGATGGTACCCGAGTAGATAAAGTGTTAGTCTCGGTGGTGCCGATGGAACAAGAAATCTCACTAGAACAGGTAGACCCATTAGAAAATGCCTAA